In Streptomyces longhuiensis, the following proteins share a genomic window:
- a CDS encoding YhfT family protein, with translation MNTTLAAGANLDFSPAQQLTVIALCALTAFISHMALAVFNDGVRPFMLDFIQGRSTRSATTAVSFGLSAGFIFGLGAPMALSTGVLNPWLLFLPTDILGLLAPKKWIAPILGGAWGAVVVFGLNGANDVAHDLPVDFLTAMQQMSTPILFLFTLFPVLAITKQFGRVWGGVAGVLELALVVMTMKIWPNMFAGALAMAVGVLMLIGLAIAKDVRERKAARAEGGGVEEVVLADDPMASLFSSSAARLRKFLPLFMVLGAGVCVLAQMHIFGGGEATSFLIAKGHYSEAAQVDFYRVFGFIPLIATTALASGAYGIAGFTLVYPIGYLLPNPFLAAIVGAAVFAVEVLALSYIGKFLGKLPSVRDSSEHLRSAITDTLQLAILFGSLMAANAMGAGLGILVVGGLYLLNEAMGRPVVRMAAAPAAVIVGGILLNLLYWLDLFTPIKG, from the coding sequence GTGAACACCACTCTCGCCGCAGGTGCGAACCTCGACTTCTCGCCGGCGCAGCAGTTGACCGTGATCGCCCTGTGCGCGCTGACCGCGTTCATCTCGCACATGGCACTGGCCGTCTTCAACGACGGCGTACGCCCGTTCATGCTGGACTTCATCCAGGGCCGGTCCACCCGCAGCGCCACCACCGCGGTCTCCTTCGGGCTCTCCGCCGGGTTCATCTTCGGTCTCGGCGCGCCGATGGCCCTGTCCACCGGCGTACTCAACCCGTGGCTGCTGTTCCTGCCCACGGACATCCTCGGGCTCCTCGCACCGAAGAAGTGGATCGCCCCGATCCTGGGCGGTGCGTGGGGCGCCGTCGTCGTGTTCGGCCTGAACGGCGCGAACGACGTGGCCCACGACCTGCCGGTCGACTTCCTCACCGCGATGCAGCAGATGTCGACGCCGATCCTGTTCCTGTTCACGCTGTTCCCGGTGCTGGCGATCACCAAGCAGTTCGGGCGCGTGTGGGGCGGCGTCGCGGGCGTCCTCGAACTGGCCCTGGTCGTGATGACCATGAAGATCTGGCCGAACATGTTCGCGGGCGCGCTCGCCATGGCGGTCGGTGTCCTGATGCTCATCGGCCTCGCGATCGCCAAGGACGTCCGCGAGCGCAAGGCCGCGCGGGCCGAGGGCGGCGGCGTCGAGGAGGTGGTCCTCGCGGACGACCCGATGGCGTCGCTGTTCAGCTCCAGCGCGGCGAGACTGCGCAAGTTCCTGCCGCTGTTCATGGTGCTCGGCGCGGGTGTCTGTGTGCTCGCGCAGATGCACATATTCGGCGGTGGTGAGGCCACCAGCTTCCTGATCGCGAAGGGGCACTACAGCGAGGCCGCCCAGGTGGACTTCTACCGGGTGTTCGGCTTCATCCCGCTGATCGCGACGACGGCGCTCGCCTCGGGGGCGTACGGCATCGCGGGCTTCACGCTCGTCTACCCCATCGGCTATCTGCTGCCGAACCCGTTCCTCGCGGCGATCGTCGGCGCGGCCGTGTTCGCCGTCGAGGTGCTCGCCCTCTCCTACATCGGCAAGTTCCTCGGCAAGCTGCCGAGCGTGCGCGACTCGTCGGAGCACCTGCGCAGCGCCATCACCGACACGCTCCAGCTGGCGATCCTCTTCGGTTCGCTGATGGCGGCCAACGCCATGGGCGCCGGTCTCGGCATCCTCGTCGTCGGCGGGCTCTATCTGCTGAACGAGGCGATGGGCCGGCCGGTCGTACGGATGGCGGCCGCTCCCGCCGCGGTGATCGTCGGCGGCATCCTGCTCAACCTCCTGTACTGGCTCGACCTGTTCACCCCGATCAAGGGCTGA
- a CDS encoding DUF2620 domain-containing protein: MKKILTGGVGKVEVTGTVKALALDGIDIVVSSDMDAAMKLRVGQADFYLGTCHTGAGASLGVLVGLMGQPACHTFGRSVPTEDEVNSLLDQGKKVFGFSMDQIDVIAPLIARAIAARA, from the coding sequence ATGAAGAAGATCCTCACCGGCGGCGTAGGCAAGGTCGAGGTCACCGGGACCGTCAAGGCGCTCGCCCTCGACGGCATCGACATCGTCGTCTCCAGCGACATGGACGCCGCGATGAAGCTCCGCGTGGGCCAGGCCGACTTCTATCTCGGCACCTGTCACACCGGCGCCGGCGCCTCGCTCGGCGTCCTCGTCGGGCTCATGGGGCAGCCCGCGTGCCACACCTTCGGGCGTTCCGTACCGACCGAGGACGAGGTCAACTCCCTGCTCGACCAAGGCAAGAAGGTCTTCGGCTTCTCCATGGACCAGATCGACGTCATCGCTCCACTGATCGCCCGCGCCATCGCCGCGCGCGCCTGA